The Armatimonadota bacterium nucleotide sequence CCAGGTCCACTACGGCCTCCTCGCAGCCGCCGCAGGAGGCGCACCAGTAGAAGGCCACCTTGGGCTTGCCCGTTTGCGGCGCATCCGCCATCAGGCCGCCACCTCCTCTCGCTGCCGCGGCACCGGGACCTCCTGCGGCACCTCCAGCCGCAGCGGCCCCAGAGCGCGCACCTGCTCCACCATTTCGTTGACCACCGCCCGCACCCGCTCCGCCTCCGAGGCCGAGATCCACTCCAGGCGGAAGCGCTGCGGCTCGATGCCCAGGGTGGCCAGCACCTGGCGCAGGAGCGTGTAGCGGCGCAGGGTCTTGTAGTTGCCCTCCTGGTAGTGGCAGTCCCCGGGATGGCAGCCGCCGATGAGCACCCCGTCCGCGCCGCGGGCGAAGGCCTCCAGCACGAACTGGGGATCGACCCGCCCCGAGCACATAGTGCGGATGACCCGCACGTTGGGAGCGTACTTCATCCGGGAGGTCCCCGCCAGGTCGGCGGCGATGTAGGTGCACCAGTTGCAGAAAAAGGCGACGATCCTGGGCTCGAAACCTTCCGGCGCCGCCCGCGCCCCGCCTTCCGTAGTGTGTGTTGCCTCAGGCATGGGTCAGCACCCCCTCGATCTCCTCGAAGATGGCCTCGTCCTCGAAGAGGTTCTGCTTGATGGACCCCGAAGGGCAGGCGGCGACACAGACCCCGCACCCCTTGCACAGCACCTCGTTGATCTGGGCCTTCTTCGTCTCGGCCACAAAGCTGATGGCGTTGTAGGGACACAGGGGGATGCAGGTCTTGCAGCCGGAGCAGTCCTCCTCCACCACGTAGGCGGTGTAGGGCTCCAGCTCCACCGCCCCGGCGTCGATCAGGGCCAGGGCTTCCGCGGCGGCCGCCCCCGCCTGGGCCACGCTGTCGGGGATGTCCTTGGGGCCCTGGCAGGCTCCCGCCAGGAAGATCCCGTCGGTGAAGGTGGACACCGGGGCCAGCTTGGGGTGTCGCTCCAGGAACCACCCCTCGGTGGAGCAGCTGATGTTGA carries:
- a CDS encoding hydrogenase iron-sulfur subunit; its protein translation is MPEATHTTEGGARAAPEGFEPRIVAFFCNWCTYIAADLAGTSRMKYAPNVRVIRTMCSGRVDPQFVLEAFARGADGVLIGGCHPGDCHYQEGNYKTLRRYTLLRQVLATLGIEPQRFRLEWISASEAERVRAVVNEMVEQVRALGPLRLEVPQEVPVPRQREEVAA